A region from the Vibrio artabrorum genome encodes:
- a CDS encoding peptide MFS transporter, translated as MWNRLNKSMMFCQMMFGLSFYGVMVILTRFFLEDLNYNEADTMMVVGAFSAIGPLFAIAGGFIADKFLGAYRSLTIAFLGFASGYVLLVLGAAATNIPMALCGIALASYARGLMSPSYPSLYKRTFKTQEDFENCYPINYSVNNIGALLGQYLFPMLVLVVGFQGGFLLSAALAGAALLMMIIARKGLVNASAEIDQQPVSTKNWAAFLVISAAMIGLVFFMFSNMDIGQNIVYAIGGAAIVYFISLMIKSKKSDMLKMGTILIITFLTTCFFVYYGQMMTSMTMVAINTMRGDLLGFIPVAPEASMAMNPLWCMVAGPIITAIFSNLEKKNIHFSTATKVGFSFILTAIAFGILTMAVTTVGEDVLIRPEVFLAIHFFLAFGEVIVGSMVVAFILSVAPKHIENFSVSLFSVAIALSGIVGAVFSTSIALEKGQEITQEIVQTVYGDYFQMLTVLAVVMVGIAMVASFIIRKMLEAAKVAEETIELEQVNS; from the coding sequence ATGTGGAATAGATTAAACAAATCAATGATGTTCTGCCAGATGATGTTTGGACTTTCGTTCTATGGCGTCATGGTAATCTTGACTCGTTTCTTCCTTGAAGACCTCAACTATAATGAAGCCGATACCATGATGGTTGTTGGTGCTTTCTCTGCCATCGGGCCGCTATTTGCTATCGCTGGTGGCTTCATCGCCGACAAATTCTTAGGCGCATACCGCTCTTTAACTATTGCCTTTCTAGGGTTCGCAAGTGGTTATGTGTTACTGGTACTCGGTGCAGCAGCAACCAATATACCAATGGCATTGTGCGGAATCGCTCTAGCAAGCTATGCACGTGGTTTGATGTCCCCTTCTTACCCAAGTCTTTATAAGCGCACGTTCAAAACTCAAGAAGATTTCGAAAACTGCTACCCTATCAACTACTCCGTCAACAACATTGGTGCGCTTTTGGGCCAATATTTATTCCCTATGCTGGTACTTGTTGTTGGTTTTCAAGGCGGCTTCCTACTTTCAGCAGCTCTAGCTGGTGCCGCACTTCTGATGATGATTATTGCTCGTAAAGGCCTTGTCAACGCCAGTGCTGAAATCGATCAACAACCAGTAAGCACAAAAAACTGGGCGGCGTTCCTTGTTATTTCTGCAGCAATGATTGGCTTAGTGTTCTTCATGTTTTCTAACATGGATATCGGCCAAAACATCGTCTATGCCATTGGTGGTGCAGCCATTGTCTACTTTATCTCTTTGATGATTAAATCAAAGAAATCAGACATGCTGAAAATGGGCACAATATTAATCATCACATTCCTAACCACCTGTTTCTTTGTGTACTACGGTCAAATGATGACATCGATGACCATGGTAGCGATCAATACTATGCGTGGTGACCTACTTGGCTTCATCCCTGTCGCTCCAGAAGCCTCAATGGCAATGAACCCACTGTGGTGTATGGTTGCAGGCCCTATCATTACCGCTATTTTCTCAAACCTAGAAAAGAAAAATATTCACTTCTCGACTGCAACTAAAGTAGGGTTCTCGTTCATTCTAACGGCTATCGCTTTCGGTATCCTGACCATGGCTGTGACGACCGTTGGTGAAGATGTTCTAATCCGCCCTGAAGTATTCCTGGCAATCCATTTCTTCCTAGCATTTGGTGAAGTTATTGTTGGCTCTATGGTGGTGGCGTTCATTCTGTCTGTGGCCCCTAAGCATATTGAGAACTTCTCAGTAAGTTTGTTCTCTGTTGCGATAGCACTATCAGGTATTGTTGGTGCGGTGTTCTCAACATCCATTGCACTGGAAAAAGGTCAAGAGATCACACAAGAGATCGTACAAACCGTTTACGGCGATTACTTTCAAATGCTAACCGTTTTAGCGGTCGTGATGGTGGGCATCGCAATGGTAGCATCGTTCATCATTCGTAAGATGCTAGAAGCTGCGAAAGTCGCAGAAGAAACCATTGAACTAGAACAAGTAAACAGCTAA
- a CDS encoding putative 2-aminoethylphosphonate ABC transporter permease subunit, with translation MMQSKRLIQRRVQPFLARLSKDNVILFGLLAFLSVVMTLFILMPLWAMLKKSVQNADGEFVGLQNFATYFASQSLWQSVGNTFTIGLLVTVIVGVLAFGYAYALTRSCMPFKGLFQVLGSAPILAPSLLPAISLIFLFGNQGIAKEVLGGNSVYGLIGISLGLIFWTFPHALMILTTSLRTSDARLYEAARALNTSSLKTFFMVTLPAAKYGLISTLIVVFTLVVCDFGVPKVIGGSYNVLSTDIFKQVVGQQNFSMGAVTSILLLLPALLAFTVDRWVQKKQKSLFDTRSVAYQPEPSTLRDGLCFLYCTIISAAVVIVLGMAIYGSMVTFWPWNKALTLNNYNFAEMSTYGWAPFFNSLTLGAWTAIIGTVLIFLGAYCIEKGRAFGPVRQAMQMLSVVPMAVPGMVLGLGYIFYFNDLSNPLNFLYGTMAFLVINTVVHYYTVGHMTALTALKQLPSEIEATAASVNLPQYKLFFKVTVPVCLPAILDIATYLFINALTTTSAVVFLYSTNTIPASVSVLNMDDAGQTGAAAAMAVMIMISAASAKLIHMLINKLFEKRTQAWRKR, from the coding sequence ATGATGCAATCTAAGCGGCTAATTCAACGACGAGTACAACCTTTTCTGGCTCGGTTAAGTAAAGACAACGTCATTCTATTTGGGCTGTTGGCCTTTTTGTCTGTGGTCATGACGTTGTTTATCCTGATGCCACTGTGGGCCATGTTGAAAAAGAGTGTTCAGAACGCAGATGGCGAATTTGTTGGTTTACAGAATTTCGCAACGTATTTTGCGTCTCAAAGCTTATGGCAGTCGGTAGGTAATACGTTCACGATAGGGTTGCTAGTGACGGTTATCGTGGGGGTATTAGCGTTTGGTTATGCTTATGCCTTGACTCGTTCGTGCATGCCTTTCAAGGGGCTATTTCAAGTCTTAGGTTCAGCGCCGATTTTAGCACCGTCTTTGCTTCCTGCTATCAGTCTTATCTTCTTATTTGGTAACCAAGGTATCGCCAAAGAAGTCTTGGGTGGCAACTCGGTTTATGGCTTGATTGGTATCTCTCTTGGCTTGATATTCTGGACGTTTCCACACGCCTTAATGATTCTGACCACCTCATTAAGAACCTCTGACGCTCGTCTGTATGAGGCTGCACGTGCACTCAATACTTCATCGTTAAAAACTTTCTTTATGGTGACGTTACCTGCGGCAAAATACGGCTTGATCAGCACTCTGATCGTAGTGTTTACGCTGGTGGTTTGTGATTTTGGTGTGCCAAAGGTGATTGGTGGTAGCTACAACGTTCTGTCTACCGATATCTTTAAACAGGTAGTAGGGCAACAGAACTTCTCTATGGGGGCAGTAACCAGTATCTTGCTGCTATTGCCTGCGTTGCTTGCGTTTACCGTTGACCGCTGGGTTCAAAAGAAGCAGAAGAGCTTGTTTGATACTCGTTCTGTCGCGTACCAACCGGAACCTAGCACACTACGTGATGGTTTATGTTTCCTTTATTGTACCATCATCTCTGCTGCTGTGGTTATTGTGTTGGGTATGGCGATATACGGTTCGATGGTCACCTTCTGGCCTTGGAACAAAGCGCTGACGCTAAACAACTACAACTTCGCAGAAATGAGTACTTATGGTTGGGCGCCATTCTTCAACTCGTTAACGCTTGGTGCTTGGACTGCGATAATTGGTACTGTTCTGATTTTCCTTGGGGCATACTGCATTGAGAAAGGCCGTGCCTTCGGTCCTGTTCGTCAAGCGATGCAAATGCTCAGCGTGGTGCCGATGGCCGTTCCGGGTATGGTGCTGGGCTTGGGGTATATCTTTTACTTCAATGATTTGAGTAATCCACTCAACTTCTTGTATGGCACGATGGCGTTCTTGGTGATTAATACCGTGGTTCACTACTACACGGTAGGGCACATGACTGCGTTAACGGCATTGAAACAGCTGCCTTCTGAAATTGAAGCAACAGCGGCTTCGGTAAACTTACCGCAATACAAGTTGTTCTTTAAGGTGACGGTACCCGTTTGTCTGCCAGCGATTTTAGATATTGCGACATACCTGTTTATTAATGCACTTACCACGACATCTGCGGTAGTATTCTTGTATTCTACCAATACGATTCCAGCGTCAGTATCAGTACTGAATATGGACGACGCGGGGCAAACGGGGGCAGCGGCAGCGATGGCGGTGATGATCATGATATCAGCAGCGAGTGCGAAGTTGATTCATATGCTAATCAACAAGTTATTCGAGAAGCGCACCCAAGCTTGGCGTAAACGCTAG
- a CDS encoding putative 2-aminoethylphosphonate ABC transporter ATP-binding protein — protein MSNQTYLNIENVVKQFGQFTALKEISLSIDTGEFVCFLGPSGCGKTTLLRAIAGLDLPTSGSIEQNGKDTTFLPPEKRDFGIVFQSYALFPNLTVEENIAIGLKNQGMSTKEALETVESWLETIGLPTSGQKFPNQLSGGQQQRVALARALALSPGLLLLDEPLSALDAKVRTHLRDEICQLQRKLGITTIMVTHDQDEALTMADRIVVMNHGVIEQVGAPQDIYQKPVSRFVAEFVGSMNFIQASVAAQGKMRIAESMLPLPALDNLTPKHGDRFDIAVRPEQIQFVDRFNESLPVRIVSSEFLGAFYRIECQLQHDSTAKEILVDVSVKEFNRLKLRRSDIRYVAFDEEGLRAYPSKSLQVMKDEAA, from the coding sequence ATGAGCAACCAAACTTATTTGAATATTGAAAACGTTGTAAAGCAATTTGGCCAATTTACAGCGTTAAAAGAGATCTCCCTATCGATAGATACAGGCGAGTTCGTCTGCTTCCTTGGCCCATCTGGCTGTGGAAAAACCACCTTATTACGTGCGATTGCAGGTCTAGATTTACCCACTTCAGGTTCTATTGAGCAGAACGGTAAGGATACGACCTTCTTGCCACCAGAAAAGCGCGACTTTGGCATCGTGTTCCAGTCTTACGCTTTGTTTCCAAATCTCACGGTGGAAGAAAACATTGCGATTGGTCTGAAAAACCAAGGCATGTCGACCAAAGAAGCCCTTGAGACGGTTGAGTCTTGGTTAGAGACCATCGGCTTACCAACGTCTGGTCAGAAGTTTCCAAATCAACTATCTGGTGGACAGCAGCAGCGTGTTGCTCTGGCTCGCGCATTGGCGTTGTCTCCAGGCTTGTTGCTACTCGATGAACCGCTGTCTGCGTTGGATGCAAAGGTAAGAACACACCTACGTGATGAGATCTGCCAACTGCAACGTAAGCTAGGTATCACCACTATCATGGTGACGCACGACCAAGATGAAGCGTTAACCATGGCTGACCGTATTGTGGTGATGAATCATGGTGTTATCGAGCAGGTAGGGGCGCCTCAAGATATCTATCAAAAACCGGTTAGTCGTTTTGTCGCTGAGTTTGTTGGTAGTATGAACTTTATTCAAGCTTCTGTTGCGGCGCAAGGTAAGATGCGTATTGCTGAGTCAATGTTACCGCTGCCTGCTTTGGATAATTTAACCCCAAAGCATGGCGATCGTTTTGATATCGCGGTTCGTCCAGAACAAATTCAGTTTGTTGATCGTTTTAACGAATCGTTACCGGTGAGAATCGTATCGAGTGAGTTCCTTGGTGCGTTTTATCGCATTGAGTGTCAATTGCAACACGACTCAACGGCCAAAGAGATCCTAGTGGATGTGTCCGTCAAAGAGTTTAATCGATTGAAGTTACGTCGTAGTGACATTCGTTATGTAGCGTTTGATGAAGAAGGCCTTAGAGCTTACCCATCGAAAAGCCTGCAAGTGATGAAAGACGAGGCGGCGTAA
- the phnR gene encoding phosphonate utilization transcriptional regulator PhnR gives MQYVKIKDVIVEQIESGMLTPRQKLPAERKLAESFDTTRVTLREALSSLEAEGRIYREDRRGWFISPAPLRYDPTQTLNFTNMALSQNRKPKTELVAAKGMLATKEATRLLELQPFSDVYRVDRVRYLEDRPVVYVTNYIRPELFPNLLDYDLSQSLTDIYREHFGVVYQKIRYRVSTTSLLGETAQALRATSGSPAMVVERVNYNQNGDLIDCDIEYWRHDAISIESIAQLER, from the coding sequence GTGCAGTACGTAAAAATCAAAGATGTCATCGTAGAGCAGATAGAGTCGGGGATGCTAACACCACGACAGAAGCTGCCTGCGGAACGTAAGCTGGCTGAATCGTTTGATACGACTCGAGTTACCTTACGTGAAGCCTTATCTTCACTTGAAGCGGAAGGGCGCATTTATCGAGAAGACCGACGTGGTTGGTTTATCTCGCCTGCGCCACTGCGCTACGATCCAACACAAACATTGAACTTCACCAACATGGCTTTATCGCAGAATCGTAAGCCGAAAACAGAGTTGGTGGCGGCGAAAGGCATGTTAGCAACCAAGGAAGCAACTAGGCTTCTTGAGCTGCAACCTTTTTCGGATGTTTATCGAGTTGACAGAGTTCGTTACCTTGAAGACAGGCCCGTTGTGTATGTGACTAACTACATTCGACCTGAGTTGTTCCCTAACTTGCTTGATTATGACTTGTCTCAATCGTTGACGGACATCTACCGCGAGCACTTTGGTGTAGTGTATCAGAAGATCCGTTACCGAGTGAGCACAACGTCTTTGCTTGGCGAAACAGCACAAGCTCTGCGTGCGACTTCTGGCTCTCCTGCAATGGTCGTAGAGCGTGTGAACTACAACCAAAACGGCGATCTGATTGATTGTGATATTGAGTATTGGCGTCATGACGCGATCAGTATTGAGTCAATCGCGCAGCTAGAGCGCTAG
- a CDS encoding FAD-dependent oxidoreductase yields MTKHYSYWFKQALEQEFGNINAGLDSAKPLQKDVNCDIAIVGGGYTGLWTAILIKQQQPEKHVVVIEKGLCGSGASGANGGCMLTWSTKYLTLKKLYGKEQAKWLVKESEKVIYEIEAFCNEHNIDAHLYRSGTYYTETNEAQKGGMESVVNELVKQGINSWKKCDNSLADKAGSDRHIEGYYSEAAGSVQPALLARGLRRVALELGVEIHENTEMTSLDYGSPARIQTKGGSVFADKVILALNAWMLDHFKEFKRSIVVVSSDMVVTKPIPDKLKQFGPEKGAAVVDSRIFVHYYRDTQDGRLMLGKGGNKFSFANQVESMFNQTTNYLPILNQSFQKLFPKLEQSEFDYNWSGGSDRSVTGLPFFGNLKGQSNIYYGLGYSGNGVAQTRMGGKILSAMVLDIDNAWTRSGLTKGPLGRFPPEPFRWVGAMMVRDAVRRKENAEDSGNTPLWLDKQLSKLAGAAGKADKIES; encoded by the coding sequence ATGACAAAGCACTACTCATATTGGTTCAAGCAAGCGTTGGAACAAGAGTTTGGCAACATCAATGCGGGGCTAGATTCGGCTAAGCCACTCCAAAAAGATGTCAACTGTGATATCGCCATTGTTGGCGGTGGCTATACGGGGTTATGGACGGCGATTTTAATCAAACAACAGCAACCCGAAAAACATGTTGTCGTGATTGAAAAAGGCCTATGTGGTAGCGGTGCTTCTGGTGCGAACGGCGGTTGCATGCTGACGTGGTCAACTAAGTATCTGACGCTGAAAAAGCTCTACGGAAAAGAACAAGCGAAATGGTTGGTTAAGGAATCGGAAAAGGTTATATACGAGATCGAAGCCTTCTGTAACGAACACAACATTGACGCGCATCTATATCGTAGCGGAACTTACTACACGGAGACCAATGAAGCTCAAAAGGGTGGAATGGAGTCTGTTGTTAATGAGCTGGTTAAGCAGGGTATCAATAGCTGGAAGAAGTGCGACAATTCTTTGGCTGACAAAGCGGGATCTGATCGCCACATTGAAGGTTACTATTCAGAAGCTGCGGGTAGTGTGCAGCCAGCGTTATTGGCTAGAGGTTTGCGCCGAGTCGCGCTCGAACTGGGTGTCGAAATTCACGAAAACACAGAAATGACATCACTCGACTATGGCTCTCCCGCTCGAATTCAAACCAAAGGCGGTTCCGTATTTGCAGATAAAGTGATTTTGGCACTCAATGCGTGGATGCTCGATCACTTCAAAGAGTTCAAACGCAGCATTGTGGTTGTCTCTTCAGATATGGTGGTGACCAAGCCTATTCCTGACAAGCTCAAGCAATTTGGCCCAGAGAAAGGGGCGGCGGTGGTGGATTCGCGTATCTTTGTCCACTACTACCGAGATACCCAGGACGGACGACTCATGTTGGGCAAAGGTGGCAATAAATTCTCGTTTGCCAATCAAGTTGAAAGCATGTTTAACCAAACGACTAACTACCTGCCGATTCTCAATCAATCGTTCCAAAAGCTGTTCCCTAAATTGGAACAAAGTGAATTCGATTACAACTGGTCTGGCGGCTCAGATCGTTCGGTCACCGGATTGCCATTTTTCGGTAATCTAAAAGGCCAAAGCAACATCTATTATGGGCTTGGTTATTCAGGCAATGGCGTTGCTCAAACCCGTATGGGCGGAAAAATTTTGTCAGCAATGGTACTCGATATCGACAATGCTTGGACACGAAGCGGTTTAACTAAAGGCCCTTTAGGACGCTTCCCGCCCGAGCCATTTCGTTGGGTAGGTGCGATGATGGTGCGTGATGCGGTACGAAGAAAAGAGAACGCGGAAGATTCGGGTAACACGCCATTGTGGCTAGATAAACAGTTATCCAAACTCGCAGGTGCGGCGGGCAAAGCCGACAAGATTGAATCATAG
- a CDS encoding L-serine ammonia-lyase: MLSIFDIYKIGVGPSSSHTNGPMIAGFNFTQKIDSILSQVTRIQIDLYGSLSLTGIGHHTDRATLLGLLGNRPDTIKITSANEAMRKAIEEKSLMVSGRHAIHFDVESDLLFHKSNLPLHENGMTISAFDATGCLLEMETYYSIGGGFIATTEELQHGKQESKTQVEFPFSSADKLLELADQNGLSLGGLILRNEVSFQGMDVIDQKADQIWKVMSLCMQRGFDTEGILDGGLEVTRRAPALLKKLEANASIENDPMEIMDWINLFAFAVSEENAAGGQVVTSPTNGAAGVIPAVLMYYHRFIKELNTKQLKDFLAVSGAIGILYKTNASISGAEVGCQGEVGVSSSMAAAGLTALRGGSNEQICIAAEIAMEHSLGMTCDPIGGLVQVPCIERNAMGAMKAINASRMALKRTSKCLISLDKVIATMYQTGKDMNKKYRETSLGGLAVIHMAPPCE, translated from the coding sequence ATGCTGTCTATTTTTGACATTTACAAAATCGGGGTCGGGCCTTCGAGCTCCCATACCAATGGGCCAATGATTGCTGGGTTCAATTTCACCCAAAAGATTGACTCTATACTTAGCCAAGTCACCCGAATTCAAATCGATTTATACGGTTCACTGTCATTAACGGGGATTGGTCACCACACAGATCGTGCCACCCTATTAGGCCTGCTTGGCAATCGCCCTGACACGATAAAAATAACCAGCGCCAATGAAGCTATGCGTAAAGCAATTGAAGAAAAATCGTTGATGGTTAGTGGTCGTCACGCCATTCATTTTGATGTAGAAAGCGATTTACTCTTTCACAAAAGCAACCTCCCGCTTCATGAAAACGGCATGACAATATCAGCCTTTGATGCCACTGGCTGCCTTCTTGAAATGGAAACCTATTACTCCATCGGTGGTGGGTTCATTGCCACCACTGAAGAACTGCAACACGGGAAACAGGAATCAAAAACACAAGTTGAATTCCCTTTCTCTTCTGCCGATAAACTGCTGGAGCTCGCTGACCAAAATGGCCTTAGCCTTGGTGGCTTAATCCTGCGCAATGAAGTGTCATTCCAAGGTATGGATGTGATTGACCAAAAAGCAGACCAAATCTGGAAAGTGATGTCATTATGCATGCAACGTGGTTTTGATACTGAAGGCATACTCGATGGTGGTTTAGAAGTGACACGTCGAGCACCGGCCCTTCTTAAAAAGCTTGAAGCCAATGCGTCGATTGAAAACGATCCCATGGAAATTATGGACTGGATTAACCTATTTGCCTTTGCGGTCAGTGAAGAGAATGCGGCTGGTGGTCAGGTTGTCACCTCACCAACTAACGGTGCGGCTGGCGTTATTCCTGCTGTACTCATGTACTATCACCGCTTCATCAAAGAGCTGAACACCAAGCAGCTTAAAGACTTTTTAGCCGTATCAGGCGCCATCGGTATCCTATACAAAACCAATGCTTCGATTTCAGGCGCAGAGGTGGGCTGTCAGGGTGAAGTCGGCGTATCTTCATCAATGGCAGCGGCCGGCTTAACGGCATTACGCGGTGGCAGCAACGAGCAAATCTGTATTGCAGCAGAAATCGCAATGGAGCATTCACTCGGGATGACATGCGACCCTATCGGAGGGCTTGTTCAGGTACCTTGCATTGAACGTAATGCCATGGGCGCAATGAAAGCGATCAACGCATCACGCATGGCGCTAAAACGCACCAGCAAATGCCTGATATCGTTAGATAAAGTTATCGCAACCATGTACCAAACTGGTAAAGACATGAATAAGAAGTACCGTGAGACCTCTTTAGGTGGCTTAGCCGTGATCCACATGGCACCACCCTGTGAGTAA
- a CDS encoding NUDIX hydrolase has product MRHLKTTIHPEIEHLDNKTVYKRNAARAIVLDGENILMLYTERYHDYTIPGGGLDEGEDVIAGMVRELEEETGAKNIHSIKPFGIIEEFRPWYKDDADIMHMISYCYSCKIDRELGETAYEDYEIKNGMKPVWINIHDAIAHNEKTMAESPKKGMSIERETFLLHLIAKEML; this is encoded by the coding sequence ATGAGACATCTAAAAACGACTATCCACCCAGAGATCGAACACTTAGACAATAAAACGGTATACAAGCGCAATGCTGCCCGTGCGATTGTGTTAGATGGTGAGAACATCTTGATGCTTTATACCGAGCGTTATCACGACTACACCATCCCTGGTGGTGGGCTAGATGAGGGTGAAGACGTCATTGCCGGTATGGTTCGTGAACTGGAAGAAGAGACGGGTGCAAAGAATATCCACAGCATTAAACCGTTCGGTATTATTGAAGAGTTTCGCCCTTGGTATAAAGATGATGCGGATATCATGCACATGATTTCTTATTGCTACTCATGCAAGATTGACCGCGAGCTGGGGGAAACGGCTTATGAAGACTATGAAATAAAAAACGGAATGAAACCTGTGTGGATTAACATTCATGACGCCATTGCTCATAACGAGAAGACCATGGCTGAGAGCCCGAAAAAGGGCATGAGCATTGAGCGGGAAACGTTTCTGCTGCATTTGATAGCCAAAGAAATGCTTTAA
- a CDS encoding EamA family transporter, translating to MEFSAIVIVIISALLHAGWNVLGKSHQGSGSSFFLASGFAAAAMLTPYLIWYVYSVGFANITVPFWQLLLLSGICQIIYLIGLGMAYKQADIGVIYPMARALPVLMVGLGTVLIGYELSINQWLGFALITLGCLFVPLKQFSELRLKAYLNLGVLWALIAAIGTTGYSIIDKEALLLLEPLSTPSITNKHTAIFYLGIQFWAIVLPLSLWLLVSNQRIEFHNAWLLRKRATLAGIMMASTYGLVLFAMTMTENVSLVVALRQVSIIFGVVMGICLLKEKWHATRGVGVVLIIAGLVTSLF from the coding sequence ATGGAATTTTCTGCCATCGTTATCGTGATAATTTCGGCTCTGCTTCATGCGGGGTGGAATGTTCTGGGTAAATCTCATCAAGGATCGGGGTCGTCTTTTTTCCTTGCTTCTGGCTTTGCCGCTGCCGCGATGTTGACTCCCTATTTGATTTGGTACGTCTACAGTGTCGGCTTTGCAAACATCACAGTTCCATTCTGGCAGCTACTTCTTTTAAGTGGAATCTGCCAAATCATCTATTTAATCGGCTTAGGTATGGCTTACAAGCAGGCCGATATTGGTGTGATTTACCCAATGGCCCGAGCATTGCCCGTGTTGATGGTGGGTTTAGGTACGGTGTTAATAGGGTATGAATTATCAATCAATCAATGGCTTGGATTTGCACTGATCACATTGGGTTGTCTGTTTGTCCCGCTTAAGCAGTTTTCTGAATTAAGGCTCAAGGCCTATCTGAATCTTGGCGTACTGTGGGCATTAATCGCCGCCATTGGTACTACGGGCTACTCCATTATTGATAAAGAGGCGCTTCTATTATTAGAGCCTTTAAGCACGCCTAGCATTACCAATAAACACACCGCGATTTTCTACCTAGGTATCCAGTTCTGGGCAATTGTGCTTCCACTGAGCCTGTGGTTGCTCGTGTCGAATCAAAGAATAGAATTTCATAACGCTTGGTTACTACGTAAAAGAGCAACACTTGCTGGCATCATGATGGCTTCGACCTATGGCTTAGTGTTGTTTGCGATGACCATGACAGAGAACGTCAGCTTGGTTGTTGCACTTCGGCAAGTGAGTATCATTTTTGGTGTAGTGATGGGGATCTGCTTGTTAAAGGAAAAGTGGCACGCGACTCGCGGTGTCGGTGTCGTTCTGATTATCGCTGGTTTGGTTACTTCTCTGTTCTAA
- a CDS encoding putative hemolysin, producing MKNIGLITVFAIVLGGCANNYAEYSEGQRVSVSNPAAIYCVQQNGELNTVTENNQRTTYCVFDDGERIEQWEYYRNHHEQQTEN from the coding sequence ATGAAGAATATTGGTTTAATAACAGTATTTGCCATTGTACTAGGCGGCTGTGCGAACAACTATGCAGAATATAGCGAAGGCCAACGAGTTTCAGTTTCTAATCCAGCGGCAATCTATTGCGTTCAGCAAAATGGCGAGTTGAACACGGTTACTGAAAACAATCAACGCACAACTTACTGTGTATTCGACGATGGTGAACGCATTGAACAATGGGAGTACTACCGTAACCACCACGAACAACAAACTGAAAATTAG
- a CDS encoding YdcF family protein, with the protein MSIHHLLIVLGKRLNGNKLTAEGIGRVDALVEYLTAESNKQTAVAFCGGVTKGQTISEADAMHQYFRQLENQRAHPFPLGAILLEQLSTNTLENIQNLASEMIESGLFVRGQSVKVTFISHDYHLQRIFEIQSLMDEQGLLKVLVEKCSALGVNLQIKRHLDAHVAVPYPYQSTQGELFLLVDALTTYRVYLEGVSTGAFERDLESVRQKPEQLSLDALNIAKELVRGSSNFVLMDSLLPVLDRCIQQTSASADIKKVREYLALLDTNLTLLNRYLDPESDRTQRWWR; encoded by the coding sequence ATGAGCATTCATCACCTCCTTATTGTGCTAGGTAAGCGGCTCAATGGAAATAAATTGACTGCTGAAGGGATCGGCCGAGTTGATGCTTTGGTTGAATATCTGACGGCGGAGTCCAATAAGCAAACGGCGGTTGCATTTTGTGGTGGAGTGACTAAAGGCCAAACGATTTCGGAAGCCGATGCTATGCACCAATATTTTAGACAGCTTGAAAATCAGCGTGCACATCCGTTTCCACTAGGGGCGATTTTACTCGAGCAGCTTTCGACCAATACGCTAGAGAATATCCAGAATCTAGCGTCAGAGATGATTGAGAGTGGGTTGTTTGTTCGTGGACAAAGTGTCAAGGTGACCTTCATTTCGCATGACTACCATTTGCAACGTATATTCGAGATTCAATCGCTAATGGATGAGCAAGGTTTGCTCAAAGTTCTCGTCGAGAAGTGTTCGGCGCTTGGGGTGAATTTACAGATAAAGCGTCACTTAGATGCTCATGTTGCGGTGCCATACCCTTATCAAAGCACCCAAGGAGAACTGTTTTTGTTGGTGGACGCTCTGACGACCTATCGAGTGTATCTAGAAGGGGTCTCTACGGGGGCCTTTGAACGAGATTTAGAGTCGGTAAGACAAAAACCGGAGCAATTGTCTTTAGACGCGTTGAACATCGCGAAGGAATTAGTAAGAGGTTCATCTAACTTTGTTCTCATGGACAGCTTACTTCCAGTATTGGATCGCTGCATCCAGCAAACCTCAGCCAGTGCCGATATAAAAAAAGTCAGGGAGTATCTAGCATTACTCGATACAAACCTGACTCTATTGAATCGTTATTTAGACCCGGAATCAGATCGCACACAGCGCTGGTGGCGCTAG